One stretch of Pseudomonadota bacterium DNA includes these proteins:
- a CDS encoding glycosyltransferase produces MSNRIHRILIYTHNSIGLGHTFRVLAIITGIKKWRPDIDFLVVSGTSVPHILLRQGIEVIKLPSVKKVITSEGGFLSPRYLHETSLDDVLEYRKRAIAGSFDFFRPDALMIEHYIAGLSGEVTPLLARKKTCKGTSDEFPLVNISRGILGGAPGSHEGRFQLPLTDYVSLYDFMYVFDDKTTIDVNREFLGNDPLIESRIRYVGRITDKHLDELPDPQEVLKRFRLPDKPIILMSLSRHGDISALSRRLMSAFHRTGLSRLSQIIMIIDPYLDQNIFKGLQNDPLFEDVRFLPFFYPLIDLIHVSKLVVCRAGYNIINEILLTDSRALIIPEHHPGGEQERRACLIPKDNVIVMTEEEILASLPDHILLDLLNRNTVPLHFSFDKYQIGKGIITDLEDWAKTRQP; encoded by the coding sequence GTCCTGGCGATTATTACCGGCATAAAAAAATGGCGGCCTGATATTGATTTTCTTGTTGTGTCGGGTACATCGGTGCCCCATATCCTGTTGAGACAAGGCATTGAAGTCATTAAGCTCCCGAGTGTAAAAAAAGTGATAACAAGCGAAGGCGGTTTTTTATCTCCCCGGTATCTCCATGAGACAAGCCTTGATGATGTCCTTGAATACCGAAAAAGGGCTATTGCAGGCTCATTTGATTTTTTCAGGCCTGATGCACTGATGATCGAGCACTATATAGCCGGGTTGTCAGGCGAAGTCACCCCTCTTCTTGCCAGAAAAAAGACCTGCAAAGGGACTTCGGACGAATTCCCCCTGGTCAACATATCACGGGGCATTTTGGGTGGCGCTCCCGGATCGCATGAAGGCCGATTCCAGTTACCGCTGACCGATTATGTATCATTGTATGACTTCATGTATGTATTTGATGACAAAACCACCATAGACGTAAACAGGGAGTTCCTCGGCAATGATCCCCTCATTGAATCGAGAATCCGGTATGTGGGGAGAATAACCGATAAACATCTTGATGAATTGCCTGATCCTCAGGAGGTTCTCAAGCGATTCCGTCTGCCGGACAAACCTATCATTCTTATGAGCCTCTCCCGCCATGGTGATATCAGCGCTTTGAGTCGGCGCCTCATGTCCGCATTTCATCGAACAGGGCTGAGCAGACTCAGCCAGATCATCATGATCATAGACCCGTACCTTGACCAGAACATTTTTAAAGGTTTACAGAACGACCCCCTGTTTGAGGATGTCCGGTTCCTGCCATTTTTTTACCCCCTCATAGACCTCATCCATGTATCAAAACTGGTCGTATGCCGTGCAGGCTACAATATTATCAATGAGATCCTCCTGACCGATTCGAGGGCGCTCATCATACCGGAACACCATCCCGGCGGCGAGCAGGAGCGCCGTGCGTGTCTCATTCCCAAGGATAATGTCATTGTAATGACTGAAGAGGAGATACTTGCCTCTTTGCCTGACCATATCCTTTTGGACCTTCTAAACCGGAACACGGTTCCCCTCCATTTCAGCTTTGACAAATACCAAATCGGCAAAGGCATCATTACCGATTTAGAGGACTGGGCAAAGACACGTCAGCCTTGA
- a CDS encoding autotransporter domain-containing protein, whose protein sequence is MADTRGDANNDLITTSILTPIVDSILAMSVKPKVVIFGGDAAYRGGYDTGVTNLTKFKEVFTDRFTAAGIPSAFAVGNHELYTMHHAPNLADQALQRQQDVQNYFNGTDLLTIQKQNVPGHAELDNLALSFHIGNSLFIIADSFYATTNAVEPGYGINQAQQDWMKGLLANNTAAHTFVLTHVPAWSPEIPSANPNMTDTWQTITTSGNANNTNASILFAGHEHIYYRTLHDGTYQVLAGTGGAPMGCEEEGTACNYQAVYPGDVYAMRYNYAVTSINGREITVSVFDQNNSSVDNFHFFDYSGVSNTTITNAIAIAPDEALQQPTGILAASGNTITNSASISNVVTGIDAVSNNTITNSGSIKPLSGGNGIHVYDNNTITNTVTGSITGNSTGLWGIRVNTGNTVLNNGTVSVSGTNSIAFLAQGDNNTFTNNGTLSASGTDSYAAKFLGTGNAFVNSGAISGNIRFDAGNNTFTNNGTFDGSGGLYKVNSGTLTLRGSTSYTGGTYFNGGIINVTQNASLGALSGGLLFGGGTLQLSSDMTSARSVTLNSGGGTFDTNGNTLTLSGVISGSESLTKAGAGTLELTGTNTYTGGTVLNNGSVKVANWANLGGSNNALTFGGGTLLVAGVDVLQSGFTIPANGLNFNTSSGNQTVGGVLSGSGTVTVSGSGRLTLSGTNTYTGGTVLNSGTLYVSSDANLGASSGTLTFNGGTLQPSLSLSTSRNITVNSGGGTFNNNGQASSLGGSFSGSGPFTFAGSAGLTISGNGSGYTGQATMSEGLLFLSSGASLGGTLTVNQGATVGGYGTFSKVVNNGIVSPGGSIGTLTLNSNYTQGPGGTLNIEIASTTSNDLLAINGTANLSGSLKTLWSGGYVPEPQNKFIIITASSGITGQFTSHLTNITPTVLFKSKYDIPNQVYLMVERDYTNENLLPFLTANQMAVGSMLNSVRNATAGDLDTVLHTLDDLPTYGQAAYALDQLAPKGSDAQFGMGISSASFQTGNLSERLSDLRHGIRGMSLNGLYFKNGNGAPIMLASINPDLAGMLPSGVDERWGFFVRGNAVYGNQKDTPDTTGYDFTNTGITMGSDYHFTNNFIAGLMLGLNTSRANVDNIGSKVKMDGYTLGTYGTYYKNNFYLDGSISYGFANYDNTRRIVFPGLDRTATASPKGNQLTVYGGTGYDFRKNNWIITPNASFQYVKLGIDSYIEKGANAISLDVDKQNTESLLGNIGGKVSYAWQTEKALLMPNIRASYGYEFSRNSQNVSARLAQGSSPFSIQTASPDRGFLSLGTGITVLTGNNLSLSVNYDAQIGEGKYIAHSVNAGLRMWF, encoded by the coding sequence GTGGCGGACACCCGGGGCGATGCCAATAACGATCTCATAACCACGAGCATCCTCACCCCCATTGTAGACAGCATCCTCGCTATGAGCGTAAAACCCAAGGTGGTGATCTTCGGCGGCGACGCTGCTTACCGGGGCGGCTACGACACCGGCGTGACCAATCTGACAAAGTTCAAAGAAGTGTTCACGGATCGCTTTACCGCTGCAGGCATCCCGTCGGCCTTCGCCGTGGGCAACCATGAACTCTATACAATGCATCATGCGCCTAATCTTGCCGATCAAGCACTGCAAAGGCAGCAAGATGTCCAAAACTACTTTAATGGCACAGACTTGCTAACTATACAGAAACAGAATGTTCCTGGCCACGCCGAGCTCGATAATTTGGCCTTATCATTCCATATTGGCAATTCACTCTTCATCATTGCCGACAGCTTTTACGCCACCACAAATGCCGTGGAGCCGGGATACGGCATCAATCAAGCACAACAGGACTGGATGAAAGGCCTTTTGGCAAACAATACGGCAGCCCATACCTTTGTTTTGACCCACGTCCCGGCCTGGTCTCCCGAGATTCCTTCAGCGAATCCCAATATGACAGATACATGGCAAACGATCACCACATCCGGCAATGCCAACAATACAAATGCCTCAATTCTATTTGCTGGACATGAGCACATTTATTACCGGACCCTGCACGACGGCACCTACCAGGTGCTGGCCGGAACCGGCGGCGCCCCTATGGGGTGTGAAGAAGAAGGCACGGCATGCAACTACCAGGCAGTCTATCCGGGCGATGTCTATGCAATGAGATACAACTATGCCGTCACGTCCATCAACGGTAGAGAAATCACGGTCAGCGTGTTCGACCAGAACAATTCGTCCGTCGACAATTTTCATTTCTTCGACTATAGCGGCGTGAGCAACACCACCATTACAAACGCCATCGCCATTGCGCCGGATGAAGCTCTGCAGCAGCCTACGGGCATTCTGGCTGCAAGCGGTAACACCATCACCAACAGCGCTTCCATAAGCAACGTCGTCACCGGAATAGACGCTGTCAGCAATAACACCATCACAAATTCCGGCAGCATTAAGCCCTTATCCGGCGGAAACGGCATCCATGTCTATGATAACAATACAATAACAAATACCGTCACCGGAAGCATCACCGGAAACTCGACAGGCCTGTGGGGAATACGCGTCAATACCGGAAACACGGTCCTTAACAATGGTACAGTCTCTGTATCCGGAACAAACAGCATCGCATTTTTAGCGCAGGGCGACAACAACACCTTCACCAATAACGGCACGCTCAGCGCTTCCGGAACAGACTCCTACGCAGCAAAGTTTCTGGGCACAGGGAATGCCTTTGTTAATTCCGGCGCCATTTCGGGAAACATCCGTTTCGATGCCGGCAACAACACCTTCACCAACAACGGAACCTTCGACGGTTCCGGCGGCCTCTACAAAGTTAATTCAGGAACGCTGACCTTGCGCGGCTCTACATCATATACCGGGGGCACGTACTTCAATGGCGGCATCATAAATGTCACACAGAACGCCAGTTTGGGAGCATTGTCCGGCGGATTGCTCTTTGGCGGAGGTACCCTGCAATTGTCCTCGGACATGACATCTGCCAGGAGCGTGACCCTCAATTCCGGCGGCGGTACGTTTGATACCAATGGGAATACCCTTACGCTTTCCGGAGTTATTTCCGGTTCAGAAAGTCTCACGAAGGCAGGAGCCGGGACTTTGGAACTAACAGGCACAAATACATACACCGGCGGCACAGTCTTGAATAATGGGAGTGTGAAGGTAGCGAACTGGGCCAACCTCGGCGGTAGCAATAATGCCCTGACATTCGGCGGAGGTACCCTGCTGGTGGCAGGGGTTGACGTGCTGCAAAGCGGTTTTACTATCCCTGCAAACGGTTTGAACTTCAACACCTCCTCCGGCAACCAGACAGTCGGTGGAGTCCTATCGGGATCGGGTACGGTAACCGTCAGCGGATCAGGGCGCCTGACACTCTCCGGCACAAATACATACACCGGCGGCACGGTCTTGAATAGCGGGACCTTATACGTCAGTTCAGACGCTAACCTTGGCGCTTCCTCAGGCACATTGACATTCAATGGAGGCACTCTTCAGCCCAGTCTTTCCCTCAGCACCTCCCGGAACATCACGGTAAACAGCGGCGGCGGTACTTTTAACAATAATGGCCAGGCCTCAAGTTTAGGCGGTTCTTTTTCCGGCAGCGGTCCCTTCACCTTTGCCGGTTCCGCCGGACTGACCATATCCGGGAACGGATCGGGCTACACCGGGCAGGCCACCATGTCCGAGGGACTGCTCTTCCTATCCTCAGGTGCTTCCCTTGGCGGCACGCTGACCGTAAATCAAGGCGCCACGGTGGGCGGTTATGGGACTTTCAGCAAAGTGGTCAACAATGGCATCGTATCGCCGGGAGGGTCCATCGGCACCCTCACTCTCAACAGCAACTACACCCAGGGCCCGGGGGGAACCCTTAATATCGAGATAGCCTCCACGACCAGCAATGATCTCCTTGCCATAAACGGTACAGCCAACCTCAGCGGTAGCCTCAAGACTCTATGGTCAGGCGGATACGTCCCGGAGCCGCAGAATAAATTCATCATCATTACTGCCTCATCAGGGATAACGGGACAGTTCACCTCCCATCTCACCAACATTACCCCTACGGTACTCTTTAAATCCAAGTACGACATTCCCAACCAGGTATATCTCATGGTGGAAAGGGATTATACCAATGAGAACCTCCTTCCCTTTCTCACTGCGAATCAGATGGCGGTTGGTTCCATGCTCAATTCGGTGCGCAATGCAACAGCAGGGGATCTTGATACGGTTTTACATACCCTCGATGATCTCCCCACATACGGACAGGCAGCCTATGCTTTAGATCAGCTTGCCCCCAAAGGCTCTGATGCCCAATTCGGCATGGGAATCAGCAGCGCATCCTTCCAGACAGGGAACCTCTCTGAACGCTTAAGCGACCTCAGGCACGGGATACGGGGTATGAGTCTCAACGGACTGTACTTCAAAAACGGGAATGGAGCACCAATAATGCTTGCCAGTATAAACCCCGATCTCGCCGGTATGCTTCCCTCAGGGGTGGATGAAAGATGGGGCTTCTTCGTAAGGGGCAATGCCGTTTACGGAAACCAGAAGGACACGCCGGACACGACAGGGTATGACTTCACTAATACGGGTATTACCATGGGCTCGGACTACCATTTTACTAATAACTTCATCGCCGGTCTCATGCTGGGGCTCAATACTTCCAGGGCCAATGTGGACAACATAGGCAGTAAAGTAAAGATGGACGGCTATACCCTGGGAACTTACGGGACCTACTATAAAAATAACTTCTACTTGGACGGCAGCATAAGCTACGGCTTCGCCAACTACGACAATACACGGCGCATCGTATTCCCCGGACTTGACCGTACTGCCACGGCATCCCCTAAAGGCAATCAGCTTACCGTTTACGGAGGCACAGGCTACGATTTCCGCAAAAACAACTGGATCATTACCCCGAATGCATCCTTCCAGTATGTCAAGCTTGGTATCGACAGCTATATTGAGAAGGGAGCTAATGCTATAAGCCTTGATGTGGACAAGCAGAACACCGAGTCCCTCCTGGGAAATATAGGCGGGAAGGTATCCTATGCCTGGCAGACCGAGAAGGCACTGCTCATGCCGAACATAAGAGCCTCTTACGGTTATGAGTTCTCACGGAACAGTCAGAACGTATCCGCTCGGTTGGCCCAGGGGAGCTCTCCTTTCAGCATCCAGACCGCATCGCCTGACAGGGGTTTCCTTTCCCTCGGGACAGGCATCACCGTATTGACCGGAAATAACTTGTCCTTATCTGTCAACTATGACGCCCAGATCGGCGAGGGAAAATATATTGCCCACAGTGTCAATGCAGGGTTGAGGATGTGGTTCTGA
- a CDS encoding transporter substrate-binding domain-containing protein: MGNKKYTILLTLLVALILLPAVLIAKTYEGSPYPPGKKLVVGVLHDPPYLIKEDSGEWTGMTVDIWKIIAQSLKVDYEFKEMKFHELLDALRENKIDISIEAFYVTAEREQFMDYTFAFGSTRLALATLPEKAHHLWWEAIAIFFSWGTLKILISLGLILCILGFLFWLIERRENPDYFGGSAIKGIGSGIYWVGSTLASGVCFGVTLKSLTARILGIAWMFSCTIALSALIASLASTLTINSSMVNSVSEESLQHMHLGGVKGSAESVPLKAIGGKYTLYLDEDEMMDALIKRKIEGVLYDEITLNYFKYNTYKDRISTYPTNFRRFQFAFGLPKDSPYRAKINYALVSLIEKPDWPFLLKRYGLGENFEEKAVTTKKRRRG; encoded by the coding sequence ATGGGAAATAAGAAATATACGATTTTATTAACGCTTCTTGTGGCACTGATACTTCTACCTGCCGTACTGATAGCTAAAACCTATGAAGGCTCCCCTTATCCTCCGGGGAAAAAACTGGTCGTCGGTGTTTTACATGATCCACCCTACCTTATAAAAGAGGATAGTGGAGAATGGACTGGAATGACTGTAGACATCTGGAAGATCATAGCTCAAAGCCTTAAAGTCGATTATGAGTTCAAGGAAATGAAGTTTCATGAACTCCTCGATGCCCTTCGAGAGAATAAGATAGACATTTCCATTGAGGCCTTTTACGTCACAGCAGAGAGAGAGCAATTCATGGACTACACTTTCGCCTTCGGAAGTACACGTCTTGCCTTAGCAACGCTGCCGGAGAAGGCTCACCATCTATGGTGGGAAGCAATCGCAATCTTTTTTTCATGGGGAACATTAAAGATATTAATATCTCTCGGGCTGATCCTCTGTATCCTCGGTTTTCTTTTTTGGCTTATCGAACGGAGAGAAAACCCGGACTATTTCGGTGGCAGTGCTATAAAGGGTATCGGTTCAGGCATATATTGGGTTGGTTCAACGCTTGCTTCCGGCGTCTGTTTTGGCGTTACCCTTAAATCGCTCACAGCCCGTATCCTCGGAATAGCCTGGATGTTCTCCTGCACCATTGCACTCAGCGCATTAATTGCCTCACTGGCGAGTACTCTCACCATCAACAGTTCAATGGTCAATTCAGTAAGCGAAGAGTCACTTCAGCATATGCACCTTGGAGGTGTCAAGGGGAGCGCCGAGTCGGTACCCCTTAAAGCCATCGGGGGGAAGTATACCTTGTACCTGGATGAGGATGAAATGATGGATGCCTTAATCAAACGCAAAATTGAAGGGGTCTTGTACGACGAGATCACACTCAATTATTTCAAATATAATACCTACAAAGACCGGATTTCCACCTATCCCACAAACTTCCGAAGGTTCCAGTTCGCCTTCGGTCTTCCGAAAGACAGTCCCTACAGAGCGAAGATAAATTATGCCCTTGTCAGTTTGATTGAAAAGCCTGATTGGCCTTTTCTACTCAAACGGTATGGACTTGGGGAGAACTTCGAAGAAAAAGCTGTGACCACAAAAAAGAGGCGAAGGGGTTAG
- a CDS encoding ABC transporter permease, translating to MMLKININEALESLTKAKQRTILALIGIIIGIGSVIGMVSIGEIVENQTLKQFEDMGINIIAVSKDYSSPNKTVTFPLSGTLALSKHVPNIASVAPYITSGTQFSHNSKNTFVDMLGVTQSFFDICKLTIHEGRQISDLDSYRYFCVIGSELADFLQKSGSKNILGSDFKFGNRIYTVIGIINKTSEGEGMLPGGINKGVITHITTASRSFEERGINTFIARLNKLQHASVLEKELNHYFGAKQRGLIIKVRTAEQLIEDMGKQMRLFTLLLGAIGSISLIVGGVGVMNVMLVSVTERRKEIGIRRALGAQQSDIQSQFIIESVTLCLAGGIIGILLGITVSYIFAYFAKWGFLISYTAILLGVGVSTVVGVFFGFYPARQAARLDPIAALRDE from the coding sequence ATGATGCTTAAAATAAATATAAACGAGGCCTTAGAGAGCCTTACAAAGGCCAAACAAAGGACCATTCTTGCGCTTATTGGTATTATCATAGGCATTGGTTCTGTTATCGGCATGGTATCTATCGGGGAGATAGTTGAAAATCAAACACTCAAACAATTTGAGGATATGGGTATTAATATCATAGCAGTATCAAAGGATTACAGCAGCCCGAACAAGACGGTGACTTTCCCGCTTTCGGGTACCCTTGCCCTTAGTAAACATGTTCCCAACATTGCAAGCGTTGCACCTTATATTACCTCAGGTACACAATTTTCCCATAACAGTAAAAATACTTTCGTTGATATGCTTGGCGTGACACAATCATTTTTTGATATATGCAAATTGACGATTCATGAGGGGCGGCAGATATCCGACCTCGACAGTTACAGATATTTTTGTGTCATAGGATCTGAGCTTGCAGATTTTTTGCAAAAATCGGGGTCAAAAAACATCCTTGGGTCGGATTTTAAATTCGGGAATCGTATCTACACTGTTATAGGTATAATCAATAAGACATCTGAAGGCGAGGGCATGCTGCCGGGTGGAATCAATAAGGGGGTAATCACCCATATAACCACTGCGTCGAGGAGCTTTGAAGAAAGAGGCATTAATACATTTATTGCAAGACTAAATAAACTCCAACACGCTTCTGTCCTGGAAAAAGAATTGAATCATTATTTTGGCGCAAAACAGAGAGGGCTCATCATAAAAGTGCGTACTGCCGAGCAATTGATAGAAGACATGGGCAAACAGATGCGACTTTTTACGCTCCTTCTCGGCGCCATTGGCAGTATATCCCTGATTGTAGGCGGTGTTGGCGTGATGAATGTGATGCTTGTCTCTGTTACAGAGCGCAGAAAAGAGATCGGCATCCGCAGGGCACTTGGCGCCCAGCAAAGTGATATTCAAAGCCAGTTCATTATAGAATCCGTTACCCTCTGTCTTGCAGGGGGTATTATCGGTATATTACTGGGAATTACAGTTTCTTATATTTTTGCATACTTTGCGAAGTGGGGGTTTCTCATATCCTATACAGCAATTCTTCTTGGCGTTGGCGTATCAACGGTAGTGGGGGTTTTTTTCGGTTTCTATCCTGCACGTCAGGCAGCCCGACTTGATCCTATCGCAGCACTCAGGGATGAATAG